From Spirosoma aerolatum, one genomic window encodes:
- a CDS encoding SAM-dependent methyltransferase: protein MASQQDLDFTYTTIDKIFRLSMGQTGDYSGAMYNGDFSLTLEQAQRQKHEFIADSLRIRDGSRVLDLGCGWGPFLQYVKERGAMGQGVTLSQGQATACRANGLIVDIKDCRLITPADYGTFDAISSVGAMEHFCSVEQYLAGQQDAVYTDFFARLNDLLPVGGRAYIQTMVFGKNMIPFEEISLDAPKDSPSYALALMIAQFPGSWLPYGAEQVTRNAQPHFKLISKSSGRLDYIETIGQWRKRFRAFDLQKYGLYASLLPKMLTNKAFRDLIAVFRVSPNRVCFEQETMEHYRMVFEKI from the coding sequence ATGGCTTCTCAACAAGACCTTGATTTTACCTACACAACGATTGATAAAATATTCCGTTTGAGCATGGGACAAACCGGCGATTACAGCGGAGCCATGTACAACGGCGATTTCTCACTAACGCTGGAGCAAGCACAGCGCCAGAAACATGAGTTCATTGCTGATAGTTTGCGGATAAGGGACGGTTCGCGGGTACTGGATCTGGGTTGCGGCTGGGGCCCATTTCTCCAATATGTAAAAGAACGAGGAGCCATGGGGCAGGGCGTGACGCTTTCGCAGGGGCAGGCCACTGCCTGCCGGGCAAATGGCCTGATAGTCGACATTAAAGACTGTCGCCTGATTACGCCCGCTGATTACGGCACATTTGACGCGATTAGTAGTGTCGGGGCCATGGAGCATTTCTGTTCGGTTGAGCAATACCTGGCAGGGCAGCAGGACGCAGTTTACACCGATTTCTTCGCCAGGCTAAATGACTTACTACCCGTTGGGGGCAGAGCTTACATACAGACTATGGTTTTTGGTAAGAACATGATTCCTTTCGAAGAGATCAGCCTGGATGCACCCAAAGATTCGCCCTCCTATGCGCTGGCACTGATGATTGCTCAGTTTCCCGGGTCTTGGCTGCCCTATGGAGCCGAGCAGGTTACCCGCAATGCGCAACCTCATTTCAAACTCATCTCGAAAAGTAGCGGCCGACTAGATTATATTGAAACCATTGGGCAGTGGCGAAAACGCTTTCGTGCGTTTGACCTGCAAAAATATGGGCTCTATGCTTCGCTCCTGCCCAAGATGTTAACCAATAAAGCCTTCCGGGATTTGATTGCTGTGTTTCGGGTTAGCCCCAACCGAGTATGTTTTGAGCAGGAAACGATGGAGCATTACCGGATGGTATTTGAAAAAATTTAA
- a CDS encoding fatty acid desaturase family protein: MPTKLKFTNTNRSTFFTTVRGRVDAYFIEHALSPHANGAMWAKTLFFLVGYALLYGLILSNQFGVGTMLVLAVLLGVFAACIGFNVSHDALHGAFSARPWVNKLLGGSFYLLGANPYVWKITHNIVHHTFTNIPGHDEDIEVAPGLVRLDPQEPLRPWHRYQQWYTFPLYALASLSWVLRKDYVKFFKSRIGQHDTTSHPRREYVKLFVAKVLYYVFFLVLPFAVLSLAWWQILIGFLVMHLAEGLVLGLVFQLAHTVEGTTFPVPDEKGNLQESWAMHQLYTTANFAPHSALAAFICGGLNRQIEHHLFPKVCHIHYPAITAIVRRTAHEFGLPYLENRSFGSALYSHFRLLQTLGRPA, translated from the coding sequence ATGCCAACTAAACTTAAATTTACCAATACTAACCGGTCTACATTTTTTACTACCGTTCGCGGACGGGTCGATGCGTATTTCATTGAACACGCTCTTTCGCCCCACGCCAATGGAGCCATGTGGGCTAAGACGCTATTTTTTCTGGTAGGTTATGCCCTGCTCTACGGGCTTATTCTGTCCAATCAGTTTGGAGTGGGCACCATGCTGGTACTAGCCGTTTTACTCGGTGTGTTTGCCGCTTGTATCGGTTTTAACGTTTCACACGATGCATTACACGGTGCTTTTTCGGCTCGTCCATGGGTAAATAAATTGTTAGGTGGAAGTTTTTACCTACTGGGAGCTAACCCCTACGTCTGGAAAATTACCCACAACATCGTTCACCATACCTTTACCAACATTCCCGGTCATGATGAAGATATTGAAGTAGCACCGGGACTGGTCCGACTGGACCCTCAGGAGCCGCTTCGGCCCTGGCATCGCTATCAGCAGTGGTATACCTTTCCGCTATACGCCCTGGCGTCGCTATCGTGGGTTTTGCGGAAAGATTATGTCAAGTTTTTTAAGAGCCGGATTGGCCAACACGATACAACCTCACATCCTCGACGCGAATATGTTAAGCTATTCGTGGCCAAGGTACTGTATTATGTTTTCTTTCTGGTGCTGCCGTTTGCTGTGCTCAGCTTAGCCTGGTGGCAGATACTAATCGGATTTCTGGTCATGCACCTGGCCGAAGGGCTGGTATTAGGGCTTGTTTTTCAATTAGCCCATACCGTAGAAGGTACCACGTTCCCTGTACCAGACGAAAAAGGTAATTTACAGGAGTCCTGGGCGATGCATCAGTTGTACACGACGGCCAACTTTGCCCCCCACTCAGCCTTGGCGGCCTTTATCTGTGGCGGCTTAAACCGCCAAATTGAGCACCATTTGTTCCCTAAGGTTTGCCACATTCATTATCCGGCTATTACGGCTATTGTCAGACGTACGGCACATGAATTTGGTTTGCCCTATTTGGAGAATCGTAGCTTCGGCTCAGCACTTTATTCCCATTTTCGCCTGTTACAAACCTTGGGACGACCCGCCTAG